The stretch of DNA CGTCGGTATCTCAACAATGAGCATCCCAAATCCCTGCAGCAGGCACGGAAGAAGGACACTTATTTGCTGTTTGTTCACCTGGGAGTTCAGCTTCTCATCCACTGTGGATTCTGGTGGATGGCCTCGTGCTTCGTGGGGCTTCCAATGAGCAAGATACCATTTGTTGTGCCGCTCTCATACGTCCTCTGGGGATTCCTCTAAACACACTCTCCTCCATCAATTTGAATCGTTTATTTCAAGGAATCTCAAACTCTTTTTTACTATgctatttgttttaaaatgccatagctacaacaacaacaacaaaacgatgcatttacatttcaaacaaacttttagcataaaaaacaattaatttttaacaaaaagaaatttttttgcagagtTTTCGAAATGAACgatttcaatttttgaagCCCCGAGGAAGCTTctctgaattatttaattaactttgtATTCCACGTTCGCTTTCCATCTTTTctcacatcttttttttttcattaatattatcatttttatggattttatgtattattttttaaattcaataaaaaaaaacatcttttttgGTGTTCtggagaaatttaattttttatattcttgtgggaaatttttcgcTCTACAACTTTTTCTTAGGGcgtttttttctattttgtcgggaaatgtgaaatttttcctaaaatttttttaatttttgagcaaaatcgtCGATAAAATCAGCTTGAATCTCAACTTTCCCTAGCACATGCAGCAAACGCTGCTTGAGTAGACGATGTGCGAGTGAGAGGGACCGAGCGTGGGAGCGGGATGCACTCTGCCCCTGAATTTAGACTTCcgttttttggctttttacaCTCTGGggactttttgaaattaaataaaattgaattttcgcattttttgatgccaaacgacgcggcgtcgcCTCCTACGCCCCAAAAACCACACCCGGACGGGAAAAACGCCcggaaaatgtgagaaaatcgcaaaaaacGGAAAGTGTGAGCGAGAGGGCATGAAGATTTTCGGGCTATGCTTCTCgctcacacagaaaaattgtcaGTGTGAGAGCGAGACATCACGAAGTTTCATAACACTCTCGGTCTCACTCGTAcctttttcctcaaaaattaaaatattttttcttgaattttcttggttTTTGATGATGCCAAACGACGCGGAAAAATTCCAGGTTTCCAAAAAACCACACCCGGACGGGAAAAACGcccggaaaatgcgagaaaatcaCGAAAAACTAAACTTATAACCTAATTTTAAGCtgggattctttttttatcagtgTAGTCGAACAATTGTACCTGCAGTAGAAACTTCAAGGTGGTCAAGTCCATCGGTCGGtccggaaaatttattttccgcgtgcaattttgacaaaattagCGTGAAAAGTGTGTGAAATTCGCGTAAAATCAATTGCCAATGTCGTCGTCGTTATCTCAGAACACTGCCACGCACATTTCTCACGGATGTTGTTGAGAAAATCTGCAGTGACGGTGgttgaggttatgtttactGAAAATACACGTATGCATTTCGAAGAAAAACGCgagaattttgaagaaaagtgTGCCCCACACTTCCCATAGCGCCCCACCATGTTGCCCCTGACACACAAGGACTCCCGGAGCTTGGGCTACCGGATCAAGGAGAAGGTGAACGGGTGGAAACGATTGATATTCTCCGACAGGAACTCCCGGAATCTTTTCCTCTTTCTCCTACTCAACCTCAGTTTTGCCTTTGTGGAATTCCTCTATGGCATCTGGACAAACAGTTTAGGTGAGTTCCTGCTCGCCTCCTTCAATCTGTGTGTTGCTAATAATTTATCGTCTTTCCTTCCCTCCCGGATTAGGTTTAATATCAGATTCATTCCACATGTTCTTTGACTGCACGGGCCTCCTAGCCGGCCTGGCGGCTTCCGTGATTACCAAATGGAAGGCGAATGATCGCTACACATATGGCTATGTGAGAGCTGAGGTCCTGGCTGGATTCGTCAACAGCCTCTTCCTGCTCTTCATCTCCTTCTTCATCATGTCCGAGGCCATCGAGAGAGCGGTCGAACCACCGGAGGTATGTTCTTATGTGTGAATGAATCACTCTGTCACAATTCCCCGTAGTAAAATTGACACGCGATTGGTACACACGTCCTGATTAaatgattgattaatttgttttcttgcTTTGCACAGGTGAAGCACGAGCGCCTCTTTGTTGTGTCTGTTCTGGGTCTCCTAGTGAACCTCGTTGGCATTTATGCATTCCAGCACGGCCATGGACACTCCCACGGTGGTGGTGGGTCACATGGGCACAGTCATGGTGGCCATTCCCACGCTCACAGTATTCCTGAGGCGAACAACCACCTCCTGGGTAATCATCACGGGCACTCCCACGACCACCACAGCCATCACTCAGAACTGCAACTGGGTCAGGGCTCCAACTCGCAAATAATGCGAGGCGTCTTCCTGCACATCCTCGCCGACACACTGGGCTCCGTTGGGGTCATTGTGTCTGCGGTGCTCATGCAAATGTTCGGCTGGATGATTGCCGATCCCATTTGCTCCATGTTCATTGCCGCCCTCATCGCCCTCAGTGTGCTCAGTCTCATCAAGGAGTCCATAATGGTGCTCATGCAACGCACTCCCGTTACCCTCGATCGTGCCCTGCCGCAGTGCTACCAGAAGGTCACGGGGCTCGCGGGTGTGTACGCCGTGCAGGAGCCCCACTTCTGGACACTCTGCAGCGACGTCTACGTGGGCGCCATAAAGCTGGAGGTGTCCAAGAATGTGGATCCCAAGTACGTGGTAACGCACACCCGCATGATCTTCGAGGCAGTGGGTGTGAAGCAACTCTATGTGCAACTGGACTACGTGTGATCCCACGCATAAAATGTCCTAGTGATGTCTTTTctacattaattaattttttctgttaaaatttGGGCGACAGATACTTTTTGCAAGATGATGATGGTGagtgttgaaaagaatttttgcgaCTGAGggtttttttatccttttccgGGAtccttgaaaatgtttttttgaacTTAAATCATCTAAATAGTTCGTAAAACGTTATAAAAGTTATAAATTCAAGGATTTCTGGCAAAAAAGCAAAGCTTAAACctttaagattaatttaattgcttttctcATCTAATTATCTGGcctaattaattcttttttttttgcaacttgCTAGCCTTACGACAGTGTTgaaaagcaattaattttgagCTCTTGGGCAATTTTAAAAGAgatcttttaattgaaaaagatctgaatatttaaaaaaaaatcatcattattaaatgattttacgAGAGTCAGGGGCACAGTTATTAGAACACTCAGCTTGCATTCAAAAGCCCCCGGTTCAAATACAGAACCGGCAATGCTTAAACATTCTTAGGTAAGGTAATTCAAATTCTACAAaaaggttaatttttttcatcacaaatAATTGTTAAATTCAGAGACCAAAACCtacttttaaatgaattgcaaatgaatacatttttttcggcttgtaaagaaatttttatagtCTATTGAGGGAATGCTGCGTTAGCTCATTCAGAATTTCACCAAATAAGCTCAAAAAAATCCTCAGTCGcaaaatttccattcattttcttctctctctttaaATCGACGGAAAAACAGGCAACACACTTTATGAACCAATTGCATcgttttcttacttttttcacaatttactgatgaaaaaaaaacaagaaagtggacattttttttcaactttaggTATAATTTATGTTGAATTGTATATTGcgtatttatagaaaaataaataaataaaatcaagtcCTATCGAATCGTGTTTTTATTCTTACTTCTTTACATTTGTTTCCTcaaattttcaccatttttttctttttagtaaGTAAAATCCATTGCTCACGCTCCGTcggaatggaattttttttttatgttttttaataacttatagtttttctcttcaatctcTTCTGCATTTACGTAGTAAAAATATTGGTTAgataaacttattttttaaatatattcttCTGCTCTATaaagttacttttttttgtttattttaatatatatactATTCCTCCATCGTCAAATTCTTCTTCCCCTATAACCTCGCGTTAACTgagagaagatgaaaaaaaaataagaaagaaatagaaaatgcGTAAAGGCGAcgagttagtttttt from Lutzomyia longipalpis isolate SR_M1_2022 chromosome 1, ASM2433408v1 encodes:
- the LOC129785870 gene encoding zinc transporter 7, which gives rise to MLPLTHKDSRSLGYRIKEKVNGWKRLIFSDRNSRNLFLFLLLNLSFAFVEFLYGIWTNSLGLISDSFHMFFDCTGLLAGLAASVITKWKANDRYTYGYVRAEVLAGFVNSLFLLFISFFIMSEAIERAVEPPEVKHERLFVVSVLGLLVNLVGIYAFQHGHGHSHGGGGSHGHSHGGHSHAHSIPEANNHLLGNHHGHSHDHHSHHSELQLGQGSNSQIMRGVFLHILADTLGSVGVIVSAVLMQMFGWMIADPICSMFIAALIALSVLSLIKESIMVLMQRTPVTLDRALPQCYQKVTGLAGVYAVQEPHFWTLCSDVYVGAIKLEVSKNVDPKYVVTHTRMIFEAVGVKQLYVQLDYV